One genomic window of Arvicola amphibius chromosome 4, mArvAmp1.2, whole genome shotgun sequence includes the following:
- the Kbtbd11 gene encoding kelch repeat and BTB domain-containing protein 11, with product MENSVAPFVLYPGTEPGTPREDSLPLPAEEEEGAASPAQTSCSLSTSLCFSSGDDSPPQSRASAAEGAEASPPPHRSDSRVVETQWEVSSAASPESPEERARPEEPASPEEPSSRLEDARPAESLDEPGEPVPLPPGFGPAHGEPDLVIEVAGRRLRAHKAVLAARSDYFRARVSRDVLRVQGVSFTALRLLLADAYSGCMAGVRPDNVAEVVAGARRLQLPGAAQRATDAMAPHLSLDNCYEVLSAGKRQRLSELRDAAYRFMSDHYLEVLREPAVFGRLSGAERDLLLRRRLCSGRPCLLAAALGPTGERAGSRPQSPSGDAESRGDAAVYCYQTEVGEWRELTRLPEGAPARGCGLCVLFNYLFVAGGVAPAGPDGRARPSDQVFCYNPATDCWSTVRPLRQARSQVQLLALDGHLYAVGGECLLSVERYDPRVDRWTAVAPLPRGAFAVAHEAATCNGEIYVSGGSLFYRLLKYDPRRDEWQECPCSSSRERSADMVALDGFLYRFDLCGNRSDAQAAVGSGGGISVFRYHCLAKQWSQCAVHLRPPGAPSGLQPFRCVALDGTIYCVSRAGTWRFVPSQDTEAGSETGPGGSFEPEPLGSPLDVRGVLFPFVLNLPEKPDSGEQGSAA from the coding sequence ATGGAGAACTCCGTGGCGCCTTTCGTCCTCTACCCGGGGACTGAGCCCGGGACTCCGAGAGAGGACAGCCTGCCGCTGCCAgccgaggaggaggagggcgCTGCGTCCCCGGCGCAGACATCCTGCAGTCTCAGCACCTCGCTGTGCTTCAGCTCCGGGGACGACTCCCCACCGCAGTCTCGCGCCTCTGCCGCGGAGGGCGCCGAGGCCTCTCCGCCTCCTCATCGCAGCGACTCGCGTGTGGTGGAGACGCAGTGGGAAGTCAGCAGCGCCGCGTCCCCGGAGTCCCCGGAAGAGCGCGCGCGCCCGGAAGAGCCGGCTTCGCCGGAGGAGCCCTCTTCCCGCCTCGAGGACGCGCGCCCTGCGGAGTCTCTAGACGAGCCCGGGGAGCCCGTGCCACTGCCGCCCGGGTTCGGACCCGCGCACGGAGAACCCGACCTGGTCATCGAGGTGGCCGGTCGCCGGCTGCGGGCGCATAAGGCGGTGCTGGCGGCGCGCAGCGACTACTTCCGCGCGCGTGTGTCACGGGACGTGCTGCGGGTGCAAGGCGTGAGCTTCACGGCCCTGCGGCTGCTGCTGGCCGACGCGTACAGCGGGTGCATGGCGGGCGTGCGGCCCGACAATGTGGCCGAGGTGGTGGCCGGCGCGCGCCGCCTCCAGCTGCCCGGCGCTGCGCAGCGCGCCACCGATGCCATGGCGCCGCATCTGAGCCTGGATAACTGCTACGAGGTGCTGAGCGCCGGCAAGCGGCAGCGGCTGAGCGAGCTGCGCGACGCCGCCTACCGCTTCATGAGCGACCACTACCTGGAGGTGCTGCGCGAGCCCGCCGTCTTCGGCCGCCTGTCCGGTGCCGAGCGCGATCTGCTGCTGCGGCGCCGCCTGTGTTCGGGCCGCCCCTGCCTGCTGGCCGCTGCGCTTGGACCCACCGGGGAGCGCGCGGGCAGCCGTCCGCAGAGCCCGTCCGGGGACGCGGAGTCGCGCGGGGACGCGGCCGTTTATTGCTACCAGACAGAGGTCGGGGAGTGGCGCGAGCTGACGCGGCTGCCCGAGGGCGCGCCGGCGCGCGGCTGCGGTCTCTGCGTGCTCTTCAACTACCTCTTCGTGGCGGGTGGTGTGGCTCCCGCGGGTCCCGATGGCCGCGCGCGCCCCTCGGACCAGGTGTTTTGCTACAACCCGGCCACCGACTGCTGGAGTACCGTGCGACCGCTGCGCCAGGCGCGCTCGCAGGTGCAGCTGCTGGCCCTGGACGGCCACCTCTACGCTGTGGGAGGCGAGTGCCTGCTCAGCGTGGAGCGCTATGACCCACGAGTAGACCGCTGGACCGCGGTAGCCCCGCTGCCCCGGGGCGCCTTCGCAGTGGCCCACGAGGCTGCCACCTGCAACGGCGAGATCTACGTGTCCGGGGGCTCGCTCTTCTACCGCCTGCTCAAGTACGATCCCCGACGTGATGAGTGGCAGGAGTGTCCCTGCAGCAGCAGTCGAGAGCGCTCCGCTGACATGGTGGCCCTGGACGGCTTCCTCTATCGCTTTGACCTATGTGGGAACCGCAGTGACGCTCAGGCTGCAGTGGGTTCAGGTGGTGGGATCAGCGTCTTCCGCTACCATTGCCTGGCCAAGCAATGGAGCCAGTGTGCCGTGCACCTGCGGCCCCCGGGCGCACCATCAGGCCTGCAGCCCTTCCGCTGTGTCGCTCTGGATGGTACAATCTACTGTGTCAGCCGCGCGGGGACCTGGCGCTTCGTGCCTTCTCAGGACACTGAGGCTGGCAGCGAAACGGGACCTGGTGGCAGCTTTGAGCCCGAACCCCTGGGATCCCCTCTGGATGTCCGGGGCGTACTGTTTCCATTTGTGCTCAACCTGCCTGAGAAACCGGACAGCGGGGAGCAGGGATCAGCAGCCTAG